GTGAGATCAATAAAAGCAACAATCCTTTGGCTGtagaatcaaagaggaaaaaaaaaaaagagaggacacaaataactaagaTCAGAATTGAAAGGGGGGACCTGTCTGCCAGCCCCATTGAAAGAAAAGGGATTATAagcggatactatgaacaactgcatgtcTACATGTTAGAAAACCTTgaagaaatgggcaaattcctcgAAACACAAAATTGACCAAAACTGAccccagaagaaatggaaaacctcAGCGGACCTGTAGCAATGTGGCGGATGGGATCGCAGGCCCCAGTGGGAACAACCTCTGGGTCTTGGTCTGTGTTCTGGGGGTGTGGACCCCTTGTCACGGTCTCCTGAAGCTGTGGACCCCGAGCCCGGGTGGGCTGTCATCGGAGGCCTGGGGTCCTTAACAAGCAGAGTGGATGGGAAATCCTGGCTCCAGTTCCGGGCTGTGTGCCCCTGGGCCGGCTGCTGGACCTCCCTGAGCCAGGCCCCTCCTGCGGTGTCCTGAGCCCTGCACAGGCTGCGGCTGGAGGGTGCAGGGGTGACTGTCTTTGGGGCTCGCACATGGGCCCCGGGTGACCTCCCCATTTTATGGAGCCCCCCACTCacccatctattcattcattcactcactcattcattcctcacGTATTTCTTGACACCTGCTCTGGGCCAGGCCTCCGACAAGTGGTGAAGGAGATGGTGTTGGCCtgggggagtgagggaggggCCCCCTGGCTAGGGCACAGCATGGACAAGGCCTGGAGGAGGGAAAGTGGGGGGCAGGTGGCTCCGGAATCTTCTCTGTGACGGGGCAGTGCCCTCACCTGGAGATAGTGATCTGCACCTCCTCAGGATCAGGGCAAAGTTAAAGGTCCTTGAGCTATAAGGTACCCCAAAAGTGCCAAATCGGGGTGGGGGGTAGTTCTTGAGCAACAtcagttttattgtttttatgaaatttctattttgttgtggtaaaatatatgtgACAGTAAATTgatcattttatccattttgcagTGAACAGTTCAACGGTGTTTAAGTCATTCTCGATGTGGTGCAGCCACCACCTCTATCCAGTTCCAGAACATTCTCAGCACTCCAGAAGGGCTGTGCCCATTAGCCAGCACCCCTCGCCCCtgccccagtccctggcaacttGTGATCTGTTTCTATCTTTGTGGATTTACCTCTTCTGGATGTTTCATATCCATGGATTCATCCGTGTTTGCTGCAAAGGATCCTGCACAAGTTTTCTGTTGAACCCCCGAGCTCCTTTCTCTCGGGCAATCCCTGCAGCAGAGCTGCCAGGGCCTGTGGTAGCTCCCTGGGCAGCGTCCAGGAACCACCAATCTGTccatcagttctgtttctccttatgaAATATGTCGTGCCTATGCAAAagtatcaataaataaaaatccacCTATCGGTAGTGCATCTAAGGAGACACACATTTCAGTGCTGGAACCCCTTACAGCCCCTCAATCCCAGCCTCTATCAGAAATTGGGGTCTGATCATCCCAGGGGTTGATACTTTTACTGCACACGTGTACATGCACATACATagacacatacatgcacataaacATATCCACATATCTATGTATTCACATACATATtaatgcatatacatacatatacacacatgtacacagatGCCATtacttatatacatacacatatacacacacaaatatgcatatacttatacacatacatatatatgcatacatatacaaatccacacacacatatacacacatatgcatatacatatacacatatccatacacacatatacacatacatatacacatacatacacataaacatatacacatatctatGTATCCACATACATAttaatgcatatacatatacatacacatatatacacatacatatacacacatgcaacACTCATACCACATATACAGatgcatacaaacatacatatacatatgcatgtacacatacatatacacatgcctACACATATGcgtatatacacatgtacacacacacacacctatgcatatacatacacatacatgtgcatatacacagatgcacatacacatatgcacacatagaCGTATGCATATGCCTTTGGGGGTTTAGGCGCATTTTTACATTGATTCTTCCCTTCTGCACCAGCCCTTCCCTCCCTCGAGCTGCTCCCCCGGTTCGGGGCCGTGTAGTGCTCCCCGCGTGCACCCCGCCTCTTGCCGCCCCGCCCCCCTGCCGTGCGCGGGCGGCCTGGACGTGGCGCGTGGGCGTCTCCGGGTTCGCGCCCGGCTACAGCGGCCGGTCGCGAGGTCCCCCGTGCTCCCCGGCCCGGCCGTGACCCCCTCGCCCCTGGCCAGCGCCCCCGACACTAGTTGTCGTCCACTCTTGCTCAGGGGCTCCCCGAGGGGCTGCGAGGGTCTCGGGGCGGCTTCTGACCCCTGGCCCCTGAGGTGGTGCCTCTTCCCGCGCCTGGCCCCCCGGTGCCCGCCATCCGCCCTTCCTCCCGCCGGCGCCAGCTCCTAACCCTCCCGCTTCCGGGCACTTCTCCCCGTCCACATTCTCCACGTCCCTCCTCCGTGCCTGTCGTTTCAATTTATTTATGGATGTTTTAAGTCTAGAAGTTTGAAGTTTTGATTGGATCAAATTTACTTTTGTAAAGTACGCAATTCAGCGGCATCAATTCACAGCGTGGTATGGCCATCACCAGCTTCTAGAACTTTTCCGTCACTCCTGCACCCATCCAGCAACAGCTCCCGTTCCCCGGCCCCTGGGAACCGCGAATCCACCTCCCCTTTCTGAGACTTTCAAGGGATAGCTGGGTCCTTTCCACCTTGGGCAGTTGCGAACAGGGGTGcaatgaacatcggtgtgcaaatgcctgttgTTTGGGGTACAGGGACTGCCGGGTCCTGGGGTAATTCCAgccttagctttctgaggaacctccaaactgtttcCCATGGGGGCGCCCCATTTTACATCCCAACAACCCTGAGGGTTCTAGTTTCCCCGCATCCtcgccagcacttgttattttccttcttctttaacAGCAGGTTCTAGTGGGTGTGGAGTAGTAAGGCATCGTGGTTATggcttgcatttctctaatggctgatATTTGAGTGTCTTCCATGTGCTTCTTGgctatttgaatatcttttttggagaaacgcCTATTCAAAACCTCagcccaattttttaaaaattcagttttattgaggtatattcagatatcatacagtcatccatggtgtacaatcaactgttcacagcaccatcatatagatgcacattcatcatcccaatcaatttttgaacattttccttacaccaaaaagaataaaaataagaataaaagataaaggtaaaaaaggattcccaaatcattccatccccccctatttttcatttagtttttgtccccatttttctactcatccatccataccctggaaaagggagtgtgatccacaaggttttcacaatcacactgtcaccccttgtaagctacattgttatgccaTCGtctttggtagtttcaggtatttccttctagctattccaatacactaaaaaatagaaagggctatccagattgacctctcgactccatttgaaatctctatgATCTACCCAATTTTTAATCAGGTTCTTCATCTTTCTGAGGTTGACttgttggagttctttatatattctgggttaTAGGGTTTGCagactttctcccattctgtgggttcttttcactttgttgatgATGTCCTTTTgtgcacaaagtttttaatttggatatttatttgcataatttattgttttgttttttttttctattgtgttcaggctttgggtgacagatcaaagaataaattgcCAAGTCAAGTTCATGAGATttgcccccaagttttctcctaaGAGTTTAAAGGTTCAgctgttatatttaggtcctGGCTCTGTCTTGAGTTACTTTGGGTGGGTGGTGAGGTAAGAGTCCAAATGCCTTCTTTTGCTGGAGATTTCCAGTTTTCCCGGCACGGTTCATTGGAAAGGCTATTCCTTCCCCGTTAATGAACTGGGCACCTGGTAGAACATCAGTTTGCCACAGACGTGGGGGACAAAGGCAGGATTCTCCCTGCCGGGCAGCTGAGGCGGGGGCGCCCTCCCCTCGGCCCCCCGTGGTGCAGCGGGTGGGGGGTCAGCTGCGGGTGACTCAGCCGGGCCGGGCGCACGTGGCGGAAGTGGTCAGCGCGGCCCCGGGGTGGACGTGGGGCTGCCCGGGGGCCCCGGCAGGAAGTGGGTCAGCTGAGCCGGCATCCGGGCCCCACCCCCGACGGGGAGCACTGCCCGGAAAGACAGACGGGGGtgaccccccccacccctcccgggCGGCGCAGACCCCAGGTTCAGGCGGGTTCAGGCAAGGGTTAGGCCGGCCTCCGCCTGCGCCTGTTGAGCGCCTGCTGGATACCAGCCCTTGCTGAGCACGGGACGTGCAGCTCTGCCAGGGAGGGCAAAGGTCAGCGCTGGGtcacaggaaactgaggcccggcgGGGGCTTGGGTCACCCACGGGAGCCTGGGTCACCTCCACCAGGGCTGACGGACGCCACCCCCTCCCGGTCCTCGGTGCCTTCCTGCCCCCGCGGCTCCCACGGCCCCGTCTGTCCGGGTGCCCCCGACCCccccctcccctacccccacccccaggtcagCACCCCCATTGCGGGAGGAGCAGGGCGCACCCAGACCTCCTGCTCTCCCCGGGATCCAGACATGTCCAGGCAGGTCTCCCCCTTGAAGTCACTGATCTGCAAGAGCAGGAAGGAGGGGGTgggaaggtggggtggggaagaggggggAGGACTGGGGTTGGGATTTCCCGCTCGGACTTTGCCCCACTACCCCCCCCCCAGGCCTCACGCACGCGATGTGTCCCGAGCTGATTTCAGCCTCTCCCCCAGAACCTTGGGTTTTGAGGGATGCATAGGAGTTCTCCGGGCAGCTGTGGggcttccaggcagagagaatggGGAGAACGTGAGACATCCGGAGGGCCACGGAGAGAAAGGACATGGGGTTCAAATGCCTAATGGACGAGCTCGGCTTTCTCCTGGGGGGCAATGGGGTGTAAGAGGCGGGGAGGGCCCCAGGCACATCCTGGGAAGTGGGTGTGAGGGCTCAGGCTGGCGGGGGAAGTCGGGGCAGAACTGCAAGTGAGGCTGGGGGCGTCCAGCTGAGGGGGGGGGGACCCCTGGTAACAGGCCCCAGCCGGGCCCCTTCCAGGTCCCCCCTCCAGTGAGCCCCCCCCACGCCCACACCTGCCTGCACCCCCCATCCCTGCTGGGGTCTCCAGGGTGCCTGCTCTGCTGCGCACCCCCGCCCAGGGCAGCTCACGGTGGCTGTGACAGGGGGCACAGGGCGACCACAGGGCTGGGGGCCCTCTGCACGGGGAGCCTGGCGTCCCCGGGGTCtcccgctctcccagccccagccccccatGCACCCCCTGCTGGCCCCACACccctctccatccccccacccccaggatgtGCCCGGAGTGTGCTGGATGTGGGGTCCTAGGACCCCAGGCTAACCACCCTCCCTGACCGGCTCCCTCAGATGCAGACGGGTCTCGGCAGGGGTCCCCGAGGGACGCCCAGGAGGCTGCAGGAGCAAAGGGGGTGCCTGGACAGCCAGGAGGGTTCCCTGGAGGAGGGGGTCATTTAACTGCATTTATTAAGCAACTACTGTGCGCCAGGCCCCAAGGTAAGGCTGTAAAAGCAGAATCTCACTGAATTCTCACAAAAGCCTCCAGACTCTCCATCCTCTTCCCCGTCCCTCCACCCCCGTCACCCTTCCCTCTCCAGCAAGCCCAGCTCTCTGTCTGCCTCTTGTAGCTCCagtcggggggtggggggcaggcttTCTCTTGCCGGGGCAGCCAAGGGGAGTCAGGCAGTGCAAAGGggccaaagaggagaggggaggctcCCTGCAGGGCTCGGGGGAAAGGAGCCCCCATTCAAAATCCCATTAGAAGTCACAGCCTCATCTAACAGCATGGAAACACATCTGTATGTTACATCCGGgactgcagcccccaccccaggcatgGAAAACAGCAGCTGTAGGAGAAAAAAACACCGTATGTGGTCATCTCGATGGGGATGCAAGGAGCCTGGGTCCTGGGTGACCCCAAGGAGGCCACCCCCTCCCCTGAGGCCCCCCTACTGTGGAGCCAAGACATTTTCCTTGAATCTGAAGCCCCTTTGGTTTCAAAGATTTATTCTTAAAAAGCCTCAGACCCTGTTTTTCACTCCTTCTAAAGATGGACCTGAAAATGGCGTGTCCTGCTTCCACTCTTCAAGCTGCTTCTAGAGAAGTGGCTGGGGTTCGAATTCCAGCCCCCCCTTCTCCCTGGCCAAGGAAGATTAAGACACCCCAGTCCTGTGGGGTCAGGGTGGGCCAGCGGGAGGACTCCTCCAGCCTGAGGGAACTTGGGGGAAGGGCAAGGCAAGGAAGGTATCCTGGGAGGGGCATGGGAGGTGGGGTTTAAGAGATGACTAGGAGCTCACCAATGGGGTATGTTCTTTCCAACAAACTTGCCCCAGGCTGTCTGAACCCAACTGTGTCTGGAGCTGAGAGTCCATTGCCCCACAGCATATGATAAGAGTCACCAATTCTAAAATGACGTTTCTACTCCAGCCCCACATGCTCAGACCTGTCCCTGTCACATGGCTAACCCCATAGCCATTTTGCAGACTGGGAAACTGAGGTAGTTAGATCTGAATCGGTTCTTGCTGCCCTTAAGTCCTCAGCACCTCAATCACCTATCACCTCTTCTCTGGGACCAAGACACAGATCAAGGCCTGGCCCTCAAGGAGCCCCTGGTCTGTGGTGTTGGCGAGACAGAGCCTGGATTCTTGGGGGTCAGGACTGAGCTGCAGGACGAGATGGGGATGGGAGAGCCCAGCTCAACCTAGAAGGGTTAGGTCAGGAAAGTCTTCCTGGAGGAAGGGCTTTTTGAGCAGGGTTTTGAGGGATGAGTAGGACTCCCCCAGATGGCAAACCTACCAGTACCACCACCACCCGCTTTATCCAGCCTGGCCTGTGCCTTGACCCTCCTTTTGCTGTCTTTCCAGTGTAGCTCTCCATCACTGTTGgtcaggtgaggaaactgaggcacgggggaGAGGAATGACTTGCCAAGGTCATgctttttggctttttcttctgcACTGCCCTTTGATTTTCAGTATCTTTGCCTTTGACCCCAATCACGGAGGGGAAAGGGATTCCCATGGCGGGAAACGGTCCCTTAATAAGCACCTGCTCTGGAATGCGGGGCAGAGGAGATGACTGTTGAGTCCTTGTTCATCGAACATTTTTTCCCCACCAGCCCAAGAGGCCGGGACGATGCTCCCCTTTCAAGGAGGAGGGTATTGGGGCTCTGAGCCGCGCCCCAGGGCCCCAGGCAACCCCCGAGGGCCGGGCCCGGCGGCGGCTGCGGTGTTTATTCTGCACTCGGGGGCGGGCGATCGGGGCCGCCGGGGGCGGACAAAGTCCGCGACTATAAAGGGCCGCGCCGGCAGCTCCcggtcagtggaacccagagcgCCGTCGCCGCAGCCATGGCCCGGCGGGAACCGACGCCGCCGCCCCTCTctcggctgctgctgctgctgctgctcccgcGGCTGCTGCGGGGAGCCgccgcgccccgcgccccgcaGCCCCGCGCCGGGCCCGCCGGCCCCCCGGACGCCTCCCTCGTGGAGCGGGAGCTGCGGAGAGGCCTCGAGGACGTGCTGAGCCGCCTGCGGGGCAACCAGAGCCGGGAAGACTCGCACCCGGACCCCGGCACCGCCTCCGCGGTCCGGATACTGACCCCGCAGCGTGAGTGAAACCTCCAGGACCCCTCGGGCAGCCCCCACGTCTAAGCACTGATTCTAACTCAGAGAACCCCAGGCCCGCCgcggggcctcagtttccccttctgggaaCCGGGCAGTCACGCCCCGTCCACCCTCGAGACTGAGAGGGAGCCGGGTTTAGCCCGCCAACGTGGGTGTCGCAtaaggggaaaccgaggcccggGGGGCTGGTGACCCTCCCGATGGGGCGCAGGGACTGAGccgggcggggggtgggggcgtGGTCCCCTGCCCGGCTGAGTTGGGGATCCCCGGGGGCAGGATCCGGTGGGGACCCGGGAGGGGCGTGGCGGTGGGCGGAACCTGCCCAGGCTGGTTCCAAATCTGATGCAATCCCGGTGGAAGGCACAACCGGGAGGGGTGGGAAGTGTTCCCGCCCCAATGCACCCCGTGCTGTGTGACTCCAGTAAGCCCCTGGCCCTCTCTGGCTCTGGAATCCAAGGCCCCCCAGCAGTTCCCACGACCAGGGCCATCCCGGGAATCGGAGGGTCTTGGGGGACCAGGGAGTCTGGAATAGCGGGACTGGGGGGTGTGGCCCCCTTCACGTCCCAgttgagggaaactgaggcacggacaGACACTTTCCCCAGACGCACACAGTTTCCTCAGCCTCGGCACTTAGTATGTCTTCCACAAATGGTTCTGAGTGCCAGAAGGAGGCGGCAGAGCCTGGATTCACTGCGGGGATTCTAGAAAGGGAGGCAAGGGACACCCAGGGAAATAAAATAGGGGGGCGCCTATTGCAAAGGTCCTGCAGCGGGATCCAGCTCAGGTGCAGATGGAACAGGGCCCCCCGCGCCCCGCACCCAGGAGATCCGCGGGtgaccccctctctctctctctccccacagtGCGATCGGAACCCGGCGGCCACGTGCTCCTCCGCATCGCTCGGACCGCCCTGTCCGCAGGGCTCCCTGCTGTCCCCCGCTTGCACCGCGCCCTGCTCTGGCTGTCCCCGACGGCGCCGAGACCGCTGGACGTGACGCGGCCGCTGCAGCGTCAGCTCGGCCTCGGCGGCCCCTCGGCGCCGGCGCTGCGGCTCAGGCTGCCTCTGCCGTCGGATCTCCCGTCGGACCTTCGGTCGATGCGTCCCAGGCTGGAGCTGCACCAGCACTCGCCCGCCAGCAGGCGGCGCCGCGCCGCGCATGCGTCCGAGGAGGCCGACTGCCCCCAGGGGGCGGGGCGCTGCTGCCGCGTGCAGAGCCGGCGCGTGACGCTAGAGGAGCTGGGCTGGGACGACTGGGTGTTGGCGCCGCGCGACCTGGACGTGCGCTTCTGCGTCGGCGCGTGCCCGCGGCACTTCCGGCCGGCCAGCGCGCACGCGCAGATCAAGGCGCGCCTGCACGGCCTGGACCCCCGCGCCGCGCCTGCGCCTTGCTGCGTGCCCGCCAGCTACGACCCGTTGGTGGTCCTGCGTCGCGACAGCGACGGCGGCGTGACGTTCACGCCCTTCGACGACCTCCTCGCCAAGTCCTGCCACTGCGCATGAGCGGGAAGCGGGGCATCTGCTGCGGCGCGTTAGCCACACTGCGCATGGGCGAGGGCCTGCCGCGGCCCGTGAACGAGGACCTACCTGCCACTGCGCACGCGCAGCCCGCGAACTGGGCGGGGCCCCAGTGGGCCTTCCCTGTGGACAGAGGCGTTCGCGGGTCCGGAGACCCTGTCTCTGccccttccacccccaccccccagctgtaTTTATGAGTCTGTATTTATTGTTAATTTATTGGAGGTTTTACCTGGGAATTTGAGGGCTGGTCCGAAACTATTTATTTCTACCGCTGATAATAAAAGTGAAACTGGCCGAGCGTGCCCTGTGGTGTCCGGCGAGGGGCTGGGTGACCGCGGGGTGCCGCGTCCCCTTCTGGTGTTGGGGTGACCGCGGGCCCGCCGGAGTGGGGCGTCCGTGGGAATGGAGGCGACCAGAAGCCTACAGGCAGCCCGGGGCACCCCCTTCGCTGTGCTTTTACGTCTCCCTGTTTctgttccctctctctccctcgggtctcagtttcccctgaTTCATCTTCACCTCTCAGTGCCCTTCTCTGTCTTCTGGCTTGTCTGTCCCATTCTCCTTTCCAAACACAAACAGCCCAGAGCCAAAATTATCTCTGCTCAAGTCTTCAGTCCCTCGCTGTGATGCTGCCCCCAGGCTATGTTAATCACTCCTCCATCCTTTCATATGTAAAGAgcaaggagaaataaataaagttaagaaTATTTTCACGCACTGCCATTTCCCAGGCTACATATACTTCCCATTTAGGATGCTGGAATTGCTGAAGTATGCCAAATCTAGCCTCTCCCAACAGATCCCTGTGTATCCACCCCGAGAGGCTCTGGGAGGGAGCTTGGATGGGGTCTGGGAAGCAGAGGACCCAGTTCCTGCTGTGGGGTGAAAGACGGCTGATGGCCTGGCTGTATTCAGCAAGCGCCCACTCTGTGCCAGCTCAGGCTGAGCCCTGAGGACATGGCAGTGCCAAGACAGGAAAGAACAGCCACCCTCGTGGAGCTCAGGAGACAAATAAGTACAAAGGTAAATCATAAGAAAAGGACTGACTGTAGTACGAATTGTGCAGAGGATTCGACCCGGGTGACGTGCTAGTGATCGGGGGGCAGAAGTGATTGTGAGGGTTGGACTGGGGAGGGTCCCTGAGGGGGTGCTGTTTGTGCTGAGACCTGAAGGAGTAAAGGACCAGGGAGAGAGTTGGGGGACGGGCACCCCAGCAGAGGCAGCAGCAGATGCAAAGCCCAGTAACCAAGCTGTCGAAAACGGGGCAGAGGCAGGCAGGGGGCTGGACCCCTCTGGGCCTTGTGGGCcacagggaggggcgtgggttcGTTCTGAgagcaatggggagccatggagggtgTGTGAGCAGGGGAGGGATGGGGCCTGATTTATACCAGGAGGAAGAGGTAGGGTTAGGGACAGGAGTGGGGACGGAGGCTgcagctcccctcccccacccctggatCACTTCCCAGTGTCGGACAACCCCAGGGGGTCCCCAAATTAAACTGCATACCAGGATCACCCTGAGCCAACAGCCTCACTGGACCCGCCGCGTTTATTGAGCACCGCCTGCATGCCGTGGCTGGGTTCACACCTCAGCCCTCCTGGCTGCAAAGGACACCATACCCCTTCGTCAAAGGGGAAGGCCGAGGCCTGGGGGAGTCGAAGGCCCAGGGTCACGGGCCAGTGGAGGCGGGATGACGAAGGCTCAGTGGCCGGGGATCACATACTCCTCTTCATCCGGTGGGACCCGGGTCAGCGACTGCAGGTTACAGTAGATGGGCTGATTGTCCTGGCCTTCACTCTCGTAATTCATGTAGAAGTCCTGCTCTGAAGCCCTGTGGGGACAGACAGGAGGGGCTTAGGTGGCAGGGCCGGGGACTTAGAGAGGCAAAGAAAGTTCCAGGAGGCTGGGGCCACCCCTAATATTTACAGGTGGGGCAACTGAGGCACGAGGTGGCATTctgacccccagccccacccacctTTCTCTGAGGGCAGTGCTAGTATTCTAAACCCACCCCCTGCATCCTGTCAGCTCCCCTGGTTTGGGTCAGTGGTGTATATCAGTCACTCACACTGTAGTATGAACTACTGTAAACTCTTAAGTGCTTTTATGGGGGGTGGACAGGACTGGGAGCCAACGTTTGTTTCTGACTTGGGCTCAGCCATTTCCCTGCCTCTTGAAGACTCCGATTCTACAACTGTAAAATGTAAGAGGGGATGATGCAATTCTAAGCGGAGTGATTTTGGAGGCCAGGGGCAGGAGGGGAGCTGGCCTTGAGACCTTGGTGACAGCGGGACAGCGGTGAGCATCCGAGGCACTGGCTGCAGCCTTAGGGAGTTGAAAACCTCGGGACCAGAGACCACTTCTGCTTTCCAGCTGTATTGGCATGTGCTTTGCACAGCGTGGTTTTCTCAGCCACAGCCTCCagctggcctccctgcctcctaGCCTGGACGCTGCTGCTCGGACACAGCCCCTTTCTGCTCAGA
Above is a window of Choloepus didactylus isolate mChoDid1 chromosome 25, mChoDid1.pri, whole genome shotgun sequence DNA encoding:
- the GDF15 gene encoding growth/differentiation factor 15, which produces MARREPTPPPLSRLLLLLLLPRLLRGAAAPRAPQPRAGPAGPPDASLVERELRRGLEDVLSRLRGNQSREDSHPDPGTASAVRILTPQLRSEPGGHVLLRIARTALSAGLPAVPRLHRALLWLSPTAPRPLDVTRPLQRQLGLGGPSAPALRLRLPLPSDLPSDLRSMRPRLELHQHSPASRRRRAAHASEEADCPQGAGRCCRVQSRRVTLEELGWDDWVLAPRDLDVRFCVGACPRHFRPASAHAQIKARLHGLDPRAAPAPCCVPASYDPLVVLRRDSDGGVTFTPFDDLLAKSCHCA